The proteins below are encoded in one region of Aquisphaera giovannonii:
- a CDS encoding ATP-dependent Clp protease proteolytic subunit, giving the protein MPLVPIVIERSGREERAMDIYSRLLQDRIIILGTAIDDNVANLIVAQMLVLAHQDAKADIHLYINSPGGSVTAGMAIYDTMQWVPCDVATYCIGQCASMGSLLLTAGAKGKRNALPHSRIMIHQPLAGMEGTATEILIHAEEFIRMKKQLNGIYNKHTGQTLEKLQEDTDRDRFMGPDEAKEYGLIDNVVDRAPMFPANPERV; this is encoded by the coding sequence ATGCCACTGGTCCCGATCGTCATCGAACGGAGCGGCCGCGAAGAGCGGGCGATGGATATCTATTCCCGCCTGCTCCAGGACCGCATCATCATCCTGGGGACCGCGATCGACGACAACGTCGCGAACCTGATCGTCGCCCAGATGCTCGTCCTGGCCCACCAGGACGCCAAGGCCGATATCCACCTCTACATCAACAGCCCCGGCGGCAGCGTCACCGCGGGCATGGCCATCTACGACACGATGCAGTGGGTCCCCTGCGACGTGGCCACCTACTGCATCGGCCAGTGCGCCAGCATGGGCTCGCTCCTGCTGACGGCCGGCGCCAAGGGGAAGCGGAACGCCCTGCCCCACAGCCGGATCATGATCCACCAGCCGCTCGCCGGCATGGAAGGCACGGCCACCGAGATCCTCATCCATGCGGAGGAGTTCATCCGCATGAAGAAGCAGCTCAACGGGATCTACAACAAGCACACCGGCCAGACCCTGGAGAAGCTCCAGGAGGACACCGACCGCGACCGCTTCATGGGCCCGGACGAGGCCAAGGAATACGGCCTGATCGACAACGTCGTCGATCGCGCCCCGATGTTCCCGGCCAACCCCGAGCGCGTCTGA
- a CDS encoding (deoxy)nucleoside triphosphate pyrophosphohydrolase, whose product MSDAGAGRPEAPTLVGIGLIRRGGRFYVQRRPRGAVYAGYWEFPGGKCEPGEAPEAAVARECLEETGLAVVVGRLRHVIEHRYPHGLVRLHVFDCEPVDPSAEPGPGHEYRWVRPDELETLRFPEANEPVLRELAGSAQDEARPAG is encoded by the coding sequence GTGAGCGACGCGGGAGCCGGTCGCCCCGAGGCGCCGACCCTGGTCGGGATCGGGCTCATCCGCCGCGGGGGCCGCTTCTACGTGCAGAGGCGTCCGCGGGGGGCCGTCTACGCGGGCTACTGGGAATTCCCGGGCGGCAAGTGCGAGCCCGGCGAGGCCCCCGAGGCGGCCGTCGCCCGCGAATGCCTGGAGGAGACCGGCCTGGCCGTCGTCGTCGGCCGGCTCCGCCACGTCATCGAGCACCGCTACCCGCACGGCCTCGTCCGGCTCCATGTGTTCGACTGCGAGCCGGTCGACCCGTCGGCGGAGCCGGGCCCGGGCCATGAATACCGCTGGGTCCGACCCGACGAGCTGGAGACGCTCCGCTTCCCGGAGGCCAATGAGCCCGTCCTCCGCGAGCTGGCCGGGTCCGCGCAGGACGAAGCCCGACCGGCGGGATGA
- a CDS encoding enoyl-ACP reductase FabI: MGIFSGKKGLVLGVANDYSIAWAISQKLIEEGAEVGFTHLPGEKMERRVRKLTDPIGAKVLVPCDVQKDEDVASAFDKTAEAFGSLDFVLHSIAFAPIADIKCPFVESSRDGFKTAMDISVYSLVAVSRNAARFMPEGGSILTLTYLGGERVVSGYNMMGVCKAALDASVKYLAYDLGPKKIRVNAVSAGPVKTLAASAVGDADALAGLYEAVSPMQRNIDRAEVGSAGMFLLSDLASGITGEILHVDCGYNVMGSPGRAIEASKAGKL, translated from the coding sequence ATGGGGATCTTCTCGGGGAAAAAGGGGCTCGTCCTGGGCGTAGCCAACGACTACAGCATCGCCTGGGCGATCTCCCAGAAGCTCATCGAGGAGGGGGCGGAAGTCGGCTTCACCCACCTCCCCGGCGAGAAGATGGAGCGGCGCGTCCGCAAGCTGACCGACCCGATCGGCGCCAAGGTCCTGGTCCCCTGCGACGTCCAGAAGGACGAGGACGTGGCGTCGGCGTTCGACAAGACCGCCGAGGCGTTCGGCTCGCTCGACTTCGTGCTCCACTCGATCGCCTTCGCCCCGATCGCCGACATCAAGTGCCCGTTCGTGGAGTCCAGCCGGGACGGGTTCAAGACCGCGATGGACATCAGCGTCTACTCGCTGGTGGCCGTCTCGCGGAACGCCGCCCGGTTCATGCCCGAGGGCGGCTCCATCCTCACGCTCACCTACCTCGGCGGCGAGCGCGTGGTGTCTGGGTACAACATGATGGGCGTCTGCAAGGCGGCGCTCGACGCGTCGGTGAAGTACCTGGCCTACGACCTCGGGCCCAAGAAGATCCGGGTCAACGCCGTCTCGGCCGGCCCGGTGAAGACGCTGGCCGCCTCCGCCGTCGGCGACGCCGACGCCCTGGCCGGGCTGTACGAGGCCGTCTCGCCGATGCAGCGGAACATCGACCGCGCCGAGGTCGGCTCGGCCGGCATGTTCCTGCTCTCCGACCTGGCCAGCGGCATCACCGGCGAGATCCTCCACGTCGACTGCGGCTACAACGTCATGGGCTCCCCCGGCCGGGCCATCGAGGCGAGCAAGGCCGGCAAGCTGTGA
- a CDS encoding cysteine hydrolase family protein, with product MRRALLVIDVQNEYFTGALPITHPAGHLDRILEVMDAAAGKVPIVVIQHHTEDGPIFRKGSETWQLHPEVAGRPRDLLIEKSLPGSFTGTPLEGWLREQGIDTVAIAGYMTHMCCDTTARQAVHRGFKSEFLRDATGTLSLSNPGGEVTAEEMQRSILAAQAQFLSEVIPASEWIGRL from the coding sequence ATGCGACGCGCGCTGCTGGTCATCGACGTGCAGAATGAGTACTTCACCGGCGCCCTGCCGATCACCCATCCCGCCGGGCACCTCGACAGAATCCTCGAGGTCATGGACGCCGCGGCGGGGAAAGTCCCCATCGTCGTCATCCAGCATCACACGGAAGACGGGCCGATCTTCCGCAAGGGGAGCGAAACCTGGCAGCTCCATCCCGAGGTCGCCGGGCGGCCTCGCGACCTGCTCATCGAGAAGTCGCTCCCGGGCAGCTTCACGGGGACGCCGCTGGAAGGCTGGCTCCGCGAGCAGGGCATCGACACGGTCGCCATCGCCGGATACATGACGCACATGTGCTGCGACACCACGGCCCGCCAGGCGGTCCACCGAGGTTTCAAGTCGGAGTTCCTCCGCGACGCGACGGGGACGCTCTCGCTCTCCAATCCCGGCGGCGAGGTCACGGCCGAGGAGATGCAACGGTCCATCCTGGCCGCCCAGGCCCAGTTCCTCAGCGAGGTGATCCCGGCCTCGGAGTGGATCGGCCGGCTGTGA
- a CDS encoding M48 family metallopeptidase — translation MKREAFDDLVRWVEARYAGRPRALERAVVRWVRIGRGALLSWIAGLLGGGVALCVLGVVVAAEAGAAIVLLALGAGLLAYCFSQAGFLLLAEPTPRQGHLLGPGEAPELRAMLDELRRRLDCRPFDEIRVSLAYNASVLDVPRLGFLGLGRSTLEIGLPLAMVLSPDELRSIFAHEFAHLSARHGMRNGRIYRLHRAWCHAVGRMQSPITGALDGTVRGAVMRFLGWYWPRLHARAVVLSRLHEFHADRVGAEVAGAGVMAGALWRTECRGEWISERFWPDLHGLAGEMPEPPDDLFDRLRLAIPVAPSPADAARWIGRALAQLTAIDSSHPALPERLRALGQDRERLREAGFPAAAEPSAASLIGATLPAIERELAEEWRRSARASWRDRHRWAAAEARRASRPEASPIAAATPAASSAAGAPAAIPPADDPAARAEPEETPGADAGDPGPSPLSAAAIAALWDRARESADHRGPDAAVPILEELLRHAPDHVGGTVMLGHCRLRLGDAGGERLLLRVVDDADENWMKTACELLAAHYRETGRADRLREVRARLDAHEAAVEGDRLERASVGPSDDFLPHGLDDDALAPLLALLAAQPTCAGAWLARKRLRSLPRRPLFVLCLGGKAFRWGLGDEPGRVLVQQLSRRMELPGQVLVISRNGGFRRLAARIMKLPGSRIYPDTTADG, via the coding sequence ATGAAGCGAGAGGCCTTCGACGACCTGGTGAGATGGGTGGAGGCCCGCTACGCCGGCCGTCCGCGGGCGCTGGAGCGGGCCGTCGTGCGCTGGGTGCGGATCGGGCGGGGGGCGCTCCTGTCCTGGATCGCGGGGCTGCTCGGCGGCGGCGTCGCGCTCTGCGTGCTGGGGGTGGTCGTCGCGGCGGAGGCCGGCGCGGCGATCGTGCTGCTGGCCCTGGGGGCGGGGCTGCTCGCCTACTGCTTCTCCCAGGCCGGCTTCCTGCTCCTCGCCGAGCCGACCCCCCGGCAGGGCCACCTCCTGGGCCCGGGCGAGGCGCCCGAGCTGCGGGCCATGCTGGACGAGCTGCGACGGCGGCTCGACTGCCGCCCCTTCGACGAGATCCGCGTCTCCCTCGCCTACAACGCGAGCGTCCTCGACGTGCCCCGCCTGGGCTTCCTGGGGCTCGGCCGCTCGACGCTCGAGATCGGCCTGCCCCTGGCCATGGTCCTCTCGCCCGACGAGCTGCGGTCGATCTTCGCGCACGAGTTCGCCCACCTCTCGGCCCGGCACGGGATGAGGAACGGCCGGATCTATCGCCTCCACCGCGCGTGGTGCCACGCGGTCGGGCGCATGCAGTCGCCGATCACGGGGGCCCTGGACGGCACGGTCCGCGGCGCCGTGATGCGGTTCCTGGGCTGGTACTGGCCGCGGCTCCACGCGAGGGCCGTCGTCCTGTCCCGGCTCCACGAGTTCCACGCCGACCGGGTCGGGGCGGAGGTCGCCGGCGCGGGGGTCATGGCCGGGGCCCTCTGGCGGACCGAGTGCCGCGGCGAGTGGATCTCCGAGCGGTTCTGGCCCGACCTCCACGGGCTCGCCGGCGAGATGCCCGAGCCGCCCGATGACCTCTTCGATCGGCTGCGGCTCGCCATCCCGGTCGCCCCGTCGCCCGCCGACGCGGCCCGCTGGATCGGGCGTGCGCTCGCCCAGTTGACCGCCATCGACAGCAGCCACCCGGCCCTCCCCGAGCGGCTCCGGGCCCTCGGGCAGGATCGGGAGCGGCTCCGGGAGGCGGGCTTCCCCGCCGCGGCGGAGCCCTCGGCCGCGTCCCTGATCGGCGCGACGCTGCCGGCGATCGAGCGCGAGCTCGCGGAGGAATGGCGACGGTCCGCCCGGGCCTCCTGGCGCGATCGCCACCGCTGGGCCGCCGCCGAGGCCAGGAGGGCGTCGAGGCCGGAGGCGAGTCCCATCGCGGCGGCGACTCCGGCGGCCTCCTCGGCGGCAGGGGCCCCGGCGGCGATCCCGCCGGCCGACGATCCCGCCGCGAGGGCGGAGCCCGAGGAGACTCCGGGGGCGGACGCCGGCGATCCCGGCCCCTCGCCCCTTTCCGCGGCCGCGATCGCCGCCCTGTGGGACCGCGCCCGCGAGTCGGCCGACCATCGCGGGCCGGACGCCGCCGTCCCCATCCTCGAGGAGCTGCTCCGGCATGCCCCGGACCACGTCGGCGGGACCGTCATGCTGGGCCACTGCCGCCTCCGCCTGGGCGACGCGGGGGGCGAGCGATTGCTCCTGCGGGTCGTCGACGACGCCGACGAGAACTGGATGAAGACGGCCTGCGAGCTCCTCGCCGCCCACTACCGGGAGACGGGCCGGGCGGATCGCCTCCGCGAGGTCCGCGCCCGCCTGGACGCGCACGAGGCCGCCGTCGAGGGCGACCGCCTCGAGCGCGCCTCGGTCGGGCCGTCCGATGACTTCCTCCCCCACGGCCTCGATGACGACGCCCTGGCCCCGCTGCTCGCCCTGCTCGCGGCCCAGCCCACCTGCGCCGGGGCCTGGCTCGCCCGCAAGCGGCTGCGATCCCTCCCCCGCCGGCCCCTCTTCGTCCTCTGCCTCGGCGGCAAGGCCTTTCGCTGGGGCCTCGGGGACGAGCCTGGCCGCGTCCTGGTCCAGCAGCTCAGCCGCCGTATGGAGCTGCCGGGCCAGGTCCTCGTCATTTCGCGAAACGGCGGATTCCGCAGGCTGGCCGCCCGGATCATGAAGCTCCCCGGCTCCAGGATCTATCCCGACACCACCGCGGACGGGTGA